The following coding sequences are from one Geodermatophilus normandii window:
- the dndD gene encoding DNA sulfur modification protein DndD: protein MILDELVLNDFGAFAGRHVLSLTPQGDRPVVLIGALNGTGKTTVLEALQLALFGALAPQGSRRGMSYESYLRAAINDQQDPSVGAAVELAFRAHMDGAFRLLRVRRSWWSARNDKIREDVHVEVDGLPNAALSERWMEHVEAFVPRGVAHLFFFDGEQIEAFADLEVSRGLLETAIGGLLGLNLVDRLVADLEVLERRKKTDAVKDEEDERYLHSLEAALGVTRRREQDARQAVDQAAQRYARAVERKAAAEDRFQREGGRSHEVRAEIEARVQDARVARGLTESRLVDAMADLTPLLLVPDLVRATTDRAVAVRRQNEDRRLVEVLTRRDEELLALIRRLAEEGGLASEAMKPVEELLSGDRDRRSETRVEAVFDATPETTDLLQGLVNGGLDQLGGSLRQLLAAHEDAVDAVDRADVELASVPHADALHDLILERERATEEEREAGAALASTRDAHDAVEAELAKALRKQEIELERVARERLAAEDGERLLRHSEKARATLRQLRELATARHAQQIQAHVLEAARSLLRKDRLLSSVEIDPSNHQLTLLDTADREIVPSKLSAGERQMIAVSLLWGLAKAAGRPLPVIIDTPLGRLDRSHRKTFVENYLPNASHQVIVLSTDAEVDGEAIQRLGSAVSHTIHLVHDPRTRSSRIETGYVTELTGDVA, encoded by the coding sequence GTGATCCTCGACGAGCTGGTACTCAACGACTTCGGCGCCTTTGCAGGTCGCCACGTCCTGTCCCTGACACCGCAGGGTGATCGACCTGTCGTCCTGATCGGAGCGCTCAACGGCACCGGTAAGACCACGGTGCTCGAAGCACTGCAGCTGGCGCTGTTCGGTGCCCTCGCTCCCCAGGGGAGCCGCCGTGGGATGAGTTATGAGTCCTACCTGCGGGCAGCGATTAATGACCAGCAGGACCCGTCCGTCGGAGCCGCGGTCGAGCTCGCTTTTCGGGCGCACATGGACGGAGCCTTCCGGCTGCTCCGCGTTCGTCGATCCTGGTGGTCGGCCCGTAATGACAAGATCCGCGAGGATGTCCACGTCGAGGTGGACGGCTTGCCGAATGCCGCCCTCTCGGAGCGGTGGATGGAACACGTCGAGGCGTTCGTGCCTCGAGGCGTCGCTCACCTCTTCTTCTTCGACGGTGAGCAGATCGAGGCCTTCGCGGATCTCGAGGTCAGCCGCGGACTGCTCGAGACGGCCATCGGTGGCCTCCTGGGGTTGAACCTGGTCGACCGCCTGGTGGCCGACCTCGAGGTGCTCGAGCGCCGCAAGAAGACGGACGCCGTCAAGGACGAGGAGGACGAGCGCTATCTCCACAGCCTCGAGGCCGCACTCGGAGTGACTCGCCGCCGTGAGCAGGACGCGCGCCAGGCCGTGGACCAGGCGGCGCAGCGCTACGCCCGGGCTGTAGAGCGCAAGGCTGCAGCTGAGGACCGCTTCCAACGGGAGGGTGGTCGCTCACATGAGGTTCGTGCGGAGATCGAGGCGCGGGTTCAGGACGCACGAGTGGCCCGGGGGCTCACCGAGTCCCGCCTCGTCGATGCAATGGCCGACCTGACGCCACTGCTCTTGGTCCCGGACCTCGTTCGGGCCACGACTGATCGCGCCGTTGCGGTGCGACGTCAGAACGAGGACCGGCGGTTGGTCGAGGTCTTGACGCGGCGCGACGAGGAACTCCTTGCCCTCATACGCCGGCTCGCCGAGGAAGGGGGGCTCGCTTCGGAGGCGATGAAGCCTGTCGAGGAGTTGCTCAGTGGGGACCGAGACCGGCGGTCCGAGACGCGAGTTGAGGCGGTCTTCGACGCGACTCCCGAGACCACCGATCTCCTCCAGGGACTCGTCAACGGGGGGCTCGATCAACTAGGAGGTTCGCTGCGCCAGTTGCTCGCAGCCCATGAAGATGCAGTAGACGCCGTCGACCGTGCTGACGTGGAGCTGGCCTCCGTCCCCCATGCTGATGCTCTGCATGACCTGATCCTGGAGCGGGAGCGCGCTACGGAGGAGGAGCGGGAGGCCGGTGCGGCGCTGGCGTCCACGCGGGATGCCCATGACGCCGTTGAGGCCGAGCTCGCCAAGGCTCTGCGGAAGCAGGAGATCGAGCTGGAGCGCGTCGCTCGGGAGCGTCTGGCGGCCGAAGATGGGGAGCGACTCCTCCGTCACTCGGAGAAGGCTCGCGCGACCCTCAGGCAACTGCGTGAGCTGGCAACGGCGCGTCATGCGCAGCAGATCCAGGCCCACGTGCTGGAGGCAGCTCGGAGCCTGCTGCGCAAGGACAGGTTGCTCAGCAGTGTCGAGATCGACCCCTCAAACCACCAGCTCACCCTCCTCGACACAGCAGACAGAGAGATCGTCCCGTCCAAGTTGTCCGCTGGCGAAAGGCAGATGATCGCGGTGAGTCTGCTGTGGGGCCTCGCGAAGGCCGCGGGACGGCCACTCCCCGTCATCATCGACACACCGCTCGGCCGCTTGGACCGCAGCCATCGCAAGACCTTCGTGGAGAACTACCTGCCCAATGCGTCGCACCAGGTGATCGTCCTGTCCACCGATGCTGAAGTCGACGGGGAAGCGATCCAGCGCCTTGGTTCGGCCGTGAGCCACACCATCCACCTCGTGCACGACCCGAGGACCCGCAGCTCCCGGATCGAGACCGGGTACGTCACCGAGCTGACGGGGGACGTGGCGTGA
- a CDS encoding DEAD/DEAH box helicase family protein → MSLEELPLLRRYRTGRNDLVRDFYVPCLSEARSYRRAVGYFTSGALALAAQGLSRLVERGGVVELVASPHLQVEDIDALRRGVHARSDVVERALLRQLVETPLAAQRRRLELMAWLLAEGHLDIKIAVMSGRHHGIFHEKIGILSDGTSAVAFTGSANETEAAHVGNFESFSVYRSWDSGERPWVTEIDRDFNDLWHNATPGLEVIDLPEALNAAIIRVAPADGYAPLPDLEDTERAATNSERHPMGLPMAPAHLQVRDYQRQAIRAWFDASGRGIFEMATGTGKTITALTLLQQLRRGLHERANLPLVVLVVCPFVNLVAQWTRELSAFGVRPIVASESSNSWKQPLRDVLAGVRLGAMDFAAVVTTNSTLAGRAFQGLVDQFPKHTLVIADEVHNLGTERLAAALPRAPYRLGLSATPDRWMDDEGSQRIRDYFGQSVFQLPLQEAIAQGYLCPYEYRPLIINLQDDERERYLELSLKIARLAAVNGGELAPANSGGALQLLLFQRSRLLGAARNKLAAALRAAGQHRSEGGLVVYCSDAADLGGAEGDSTKQIDQIVSGLCLPPLSIAAARYTYNEPPRVRADLERRFADGVLDALVAIRCLDEGVDIPSMRTAIIMASTTNPRQFVQRRGRVLRRFPGKDKATIYDLVVIPGDPAELPPDVFNVERRIFRRELMRVVEFARHAENSTEVLHDLLELRAAWNCLDI, encoded by the coding sequence ATGAGCCTCGAGGAGCTGCCGCTCCTGCGTCGGTACCGCACCGGCCGAAATGATCTAGTCCGGGACTTCTATGTCCCGTGCCTGTCAGAGGCGCGCAGCTATCGACGGGCGGTTGGCTACTTCACCTCTGGTGCGCTCGCGCTCGCTGCTCAGGGCTTGAGTCGCCTGGTCGAACGCGGCGGCGTCGTAGAACTCGTTGCATCGCCTCACCTTCAAGTCGAGGACATCGACGCTCTCCGGCGTGGGGTTCATGCTCGAAGCGATGTTGTCGAACGTGCACTCCTGCGACAGCTGGTCGAGACTCCGTTGGCAGCCCAACGCCGCCGTCTCGAGTTGATGGCGTGGCTACTCGCGGAGGGCCACCTGGACATCAAGATCGCCGTCATGTCCGGCCGTCACCACGGGATTTTCCACGAGAAGATCGGCATCTTGAGTGACGGTACAAGTGCGGTTGCATTTACGGGATCAGCGAATGAGACGGAAGCGGCTCATGTCGGGAACTTCGAGTCGTTCAGTGTCTATAGGAGTTGGGATTCCGGTGAACGGCCTTGGGTAACAGAGATTGATCGGGACTTTAACGACCTCTGGCATAACGCCACTCCGGGGCTGGAGGTCATTGACTTGCCTGAGGCCCTGAATGCGGCGATCATCCGGGTTGCTCCAGCCGATGGCTACGCGCCGCTTCCAGACCTCGAGGATACGGAACGGGCTGCAACAAATTCGGAGCGGCATCCCATGGGATTGCCGATGGCGCCAGCGCATCTACAGGTCAGGGACTATCAGCGGCAGGCCATCCGCGCTTGGTTCGATGCAAGTGGTCGAGGCATCTTTGAGATGGCCACTGGAACCGGCAAGACCATCACGGCGCTCACACTCCTGCAGCAACTTCGCCGCGGCCTGCATGAACGTGCCAATCTGCCTCTAGTGGTGCTTGTCGTATGTCCGTTCGTCAACCTCGTCGCTCAGTGGACGCGTGAGCTGAGCGCCTTCGGCGTCCGTCCCATCGTGGCGAGCGAGAGTAGCAACTCGTGGAAGCAGCCCCTGAGAGACGTTCTCGCGGGGGTTCGACTGGGAGCCATGGACTTCGCGGCAGTTGTGACGACGAACAGCACCCTGGCCGGACGGGCCTTTCAGGGGCTGGTTGACCAGTTCCCGAAGCACACGCTCGTCATCGCTGACGAAGTACACAATCTCGGCACGGAGCGGCTCGCCGCGGCATTGCCGAGAGCGCCATATCGATTAGGGCTCAGCGCTACGCCCGACCGGTGGATGGACGACGAAGGTAGTCAACGGATAAGGGACTACTTCGGACAATCAGTCTTCCAGCTCCCTCTGCAGGAGGCGATCGCTCAGGGGTATCTGTGCCCCTACGAATACCGTCCCCTGATAATCAATCTCCAGGACGACGAACGGGAGCGCTACCTGGAGCTGTCATTGAAGATCGCTCGCCTAGCTGCCGTCAACGGCGGAGAGCTCGCTCCAGCGAATAGCGGAGGGGCTCTTCAGCTGCTGCTGTTCCAACGATCACGGTTACTAGGTGCGGCCAGGAACAAGCTTGCAGCAGCGCTAAGGGCCGCGGGGCAGCACAGGTCGGAAGGAGGCCTCGTCGTGTACTGCTCGGATGCTGCGGACCTCGGTGGGGCCGAGGGAGACTCCACCAAGCAGATCGACCAGATCGTCAGCGGGCTGTGCCTGCCGCCCCTCTCCATCGCCGCTGCTCGCTACACCTACAACGAGCCGCCGCGGGTGAGGGCGGACCTGGAACGCCGATTCGCGGATGGGGTTCTCGACGCATTGGTTGCGATCCGCTGCCTCGATGAAGGTGTTGACATTCCGAGCATGCGAACAGCGATCATCATGGCCTCCACCACCAACCCCAGGCAGTTCGTCCAGCGGCGAGGCCGCGTCTTGCGCCGCTTTCCCGGGAAGGACAAAGCGACCATCTACGACCTCGTCGTGATTCCAGGAGACCCGGCGGAGCTGCCGCCCGACGTCTTCAATGTCGAGCGTCGGATCTTCCGGAGAGAACTGATGCGAGTCGTCGAGTTCGCGCGACACGCCGAGAACTCAACGGAGGTCCTGCACGACCTGCTCGAGTTGCGAGCGGCCTGGAATTGTCTCGACATCTAG
- a CDS encoding DEAD/DEAH box helicase, producing MSHSDGLRVWQREALAAWEVAGRRGIIAAATGTGKTRLALAAAAETLEYGRTVVVIPRIALVEQWVRALRSAGVPHHRIGTLATGHAAPRVTDTALVCVMDSAREAVPHLGAHWSASGLPTMLIIDECHWAGSQRNADIFTAPYDRRLGLSATPERLDDGLEDVLIPSIGDIVYRYPLRAALDDRLLADLLAVNVYVDLDADEQREYDRLTQRMSLRSSGGAGVPSSLDMARRRLVSRARARRFVVHRLSNLGLFDDRRALVFHERIEDAEETFRVLHERGHRTVLEHSKLPPARRARAVRAFKSGGADALVTVRTMDEGVDIPDADLGVIVSGGLQQRQRIQRIGRLLRAGGTDALCVTALARATTEEHQVGSSDEDLLGPFRVRHHLIGDLAPNWRPGDASTYKPNSSAV from the coding sequence ATGTCTCACTCCGACGGGCTGCGGGTCTGGCAACGGGAGGCACTCGCTGCCTGGGAGGTGGCCGGACGGCGGGGCATCATCGCGGCCGCGACCGGGACGGGTAAGACGCGACTGGCTCTCGCGGCGGCGGCAGAGACGCTCGAATACGGTAGGACCGTGGTGGTCATACCTCGTATCGCCCTGGTGGAGCAGTGGGTCCGCGCCCTACGAAGCGCCGGTGTCCCGCACCACCGCATCGGGACGTTGGCCACCGGACATGCGGCACCACGCGTGACGGATACCGCGCTGGTGTGTGTCATGGACTCCGCTCGTGAAGCGGTCCCTCACCTGGGGGCGCACTGGAGCGCTAGCGGGCTGCCCACGATGCTCATCATCGATGAATGTCACTGGGCGGGTAGCCAGCGCAATGCGGACATCTTCACCGCGCCGTATGACCGGCGTCTCGGTCTTTCAGCAACTCCTGAACGACTCGATGACGGCCTCGAAGACGTTCTCATTCCGAGCATCGGAGACATCGTCTACAGGTATCCGCTACGTGCTGCTCTGGATGACCGGCTGCTCGCTGACCTACTCGCCGTCAACGTGTACGTCGACCTCGACGCGGACGAGCAGCGCGAATACGACCGCTTGACTCAACGCATGTCTCTTCGATCCAGTGGGGGAGCGGGGGTGCCGTCGTCGCTCGACATGGCTCGGCGTCGGCTCGTCAGCCGTGCCAGGGCCCGCCGCTTCGTGGTGCATCGGCTCAGCAACTTGGGACTCTTCGACGATCGGCGGGCTCTTGTCTTCCACGAGCGCATTGAGGATGCGGAGGAAACCTTTCGGGTGCTGCACGAGCGAGGACACCGGACCGTCCTGGAGCACTCCAAGCTTCCGCCCGCGCGGCGCGCTCGCGCCGTCCGCGCCTTCAAGAGCGGTGGAGCTGACGCCCTCGTAACGGTCCGAACGATGGATGAGGGCGTCGATATACCTGATGCGGACCTGGGGGTGATCGTCTCCGGGGGACTGCAGCAGCGACAGCGCATCCAACGCATTGGCAGGCTTCTCAGAGCGGGAGGCACCGATGCGCTCTGCGTCACGGCTCTCGCTCGTGCTACCACGGAGGAGCACCAGGTGGGCTCATCTGACGAGGACCTGCTCGGGCCGTTCCGGGTCCGTCATCATCTGATCGGTGACCTTGCCCCGAACTGGAGACCGGGGGACGCGTCGACCTACAAGCCGAACTCAAGTGCGGTGTGA
- a CDS encoding DGQHR domain-containing protein gives MSVTRPCLRGRMGSTTYYEITMTARELTTSVRPARETDSWASASLDERIQREVNETRVRETIVPYLAKHEDRFFGSFIVLVPQGAVTFEGLSDLNVNLPAAYDVGNMGFLTLKKGELVALDGQHRLVAFRQVITTGQQLGPYSSVVGDDEVCVLVIEMESPTKTRRIFNKVNRHAKPTGRSDNIITSEDDGYAIVSRRLLDQAHEGPLAPIGEVGGDQRDLVTWRSTTLSRQSDLLTTLSTVYETVTDILSYSGYSGFSEKEDPVAPPDDVLDKAFDVAAGWWSAILTLEVFRTALHNPSSVPVTRADSTHKWSLLLRPVGQMALVRGLIRAMDRSRGELSREKALERAGRLSWKASPDSYWRDTIVNAAGRMIARKEAVDLAADLLAYLVAPEWTSEEEKSDLYERWNKARGRDPFSDVEDLPEEEIPEELPAPGID, from the coding sequence ATGTCGGTCACGCGTCCCTGTCTCCGTGGGCGGATGGGGTCCACCACCTACTACGAGATCACCATGACGGCGCGCGAACTGACGACGTCGGTACGCCCCGCGCGAGAGACGGACAGCTGGGCCAGCGCGTCCTTGGACGAGCGCATCCAGCGCGAGGTCAACGAGACCCGCGTGCGCGAGACGATTGTTCCTTACCTCGCGAAGCACGAGGACCGCTTCTTTGGCTCCTTCATCGTCCTGGTCCCTCAGGGAGCGGTCACATTCGAGGGACTCTCGGACCTGAACGTCAATCTCCCGGCCGCCTACGACGTCGGCAACATGGGCTTTCTGACGCTCAAGAAGGGCGAACTCGTCGCCCTCGACGGTCAACACCGCCTCGTCGCGTTTCGGCAGGTGATCACCACCGGTCAGCAGCTCGGGCCCTACTCGAGCGTCGTCGGGGACGACGAGGTCTGTGTCCTGGTCATCGAGATGGAGAGCCCGACGAAGACCCGTCGGATTTTCAACAAGGTGAACAGGCACGCAAAGCCAACAGGCCGCAGCGACAACATCATCACCAGCGAGGACGACGGCTACGCGATCGTCTCCCGACGGCTGCTCGACCAAGCTCATGAAGGGCCCTTGGCCCCCATCGGAGAGGTCGGCGGAGACCAGCGTGACCTCGTGACCTGGCGAAGCACGACACTGTCCCGCCAGAGCGACCTGTTGACGACGCTCAGCACCGTCTACGAGACAGTGACGGACATCCTGTCCTACTCGGGGTACAGCGGGTTCAGCGAGAAGGAAGACCCCGTGGCACCTCCGGACGACGTCCTGGACAAGGCGTTCGACGTCGCTGCCGGCTGGTGGTCCGCGATCCTGACGCTCGAGGTCTTCCGGACAGCCCTGCACAACCCCAGCTCCGTCCCGGTCACCAGAGCGGACTCCACACACAAGTGGTCACTGCTGCTGCGACCGGTCGGCCAGATGGCCCTGGTTCGGGGATTGATCAGGGCCATGGATCGCTCTCGCGGGGAGCTGAGCCGGGAGAAGGCACTCGAGCGCGCGGGTCGCCTGTCGTGGAAGGCATCTCCCGATTCCTATTGGCGGGACACGATCGTCAATGCCGCTGGCCGGATGATCGCGCGCAAGGAGGCGGTGGATCTCGCCGCTGACCTCCTCGCCTATCTCGTCGCTCCCGAGTGGACGAGCGAGGAGGAGAAGTCCGACTTGTACGAGCGCTGGAACAAGGCCCGGGGACGGGACCCCTTCAGCGACGTCGAGGACCTACCGGAGGAGGAGATCCCGGAAGAGCTGCCGGCACCCGGCATCGACTGA
- a CDS encoding sigma-70 family RNA polymerase sigma factor: MSDVGAASATGLAPEGLLDALLLGLGLGDAASGEVIPLLERPDEPTENEPEDDEDAGEALPQLSGGRGSDSFKDYLRDISRYALLTAEEERSLATEIEVGVLARERLQSVRLAPRDARLLKQLVTCGDEAFERMVNSNLRLVVSLARRYSGRGMPLLDLINEGNLGLVRAVQKFDHSKGFKFSTYATWWIRQAITRAMADQLRLVRLPVHVVEKLNVVLREQRRLWASGVHPTIDELASVTQMDEAEVKRLLEINRPVLSLDAPLNHAPSGWAEHWSDIDGREVPLGLLLVSDDQQSVEEASEVGADVDALSRALGRLSPREAAVLRFRHGFDGDDPRTLDEIGTRFGLTRERIRQIESKALSRLRGDRILRLDLRSEPQPGGRALAAPPEQLAMDFDVANGMPRRPGRPRKSKPSKLVRNVRQ, encoded by the coding sequence ATGTCCGACGTCGGAGCGGCCTCCGCCACGGGACTCGCACCGGAGGGGCTCCTCGACGCTTTACTCCTGGGTCTAGGCCTGGGCGACGCTGCTTCCGGTGAGGTGATACCCCTACTCGAGCGGCCTGACGAGCCAACGGAGAACGAGCCGGAAGACGACGAGGATGCTGGGGAGGCCCTTCCCCAACTCTCGGGCGGACGAGGCAGCGACTCGTTCAAGGACTACTTGCGAGACATCAGCCGCTACGCCCTCCTCACAGCGGAGGAGGAGCGCTCGCTCGCCACTGAGATCGAGGTCGGCGTCCTTGCCCGCGAACGACTTCAAAGCGTCCGCCTAGCCCCCCGGGATGCCCGGTTGCTCAAGCAGCTCGTCACATGCGGTGACGAAGCCTTCGAGCGCATGGTCAACTCCAACCTCCGCTTGGTCGTGTCGCTCGCCCGGCGCTACAGCGGTCGGGGTATGCCTCTGCTCGATCTGATCAACGAGGGAAACCTCGGGCTCGTGCGAGCGGTGCAGAAGTTCGATCACTCCAAGGGATTCAAGTTCTCGACCTACGCTACGTGGTGGATTCGTCAGGCGATCACGCGAGCAATGGCTGACCAGCTTCGGTTAGTGCGCCTGCCGGTTCATGTGGTGGAAAAGCTCAACGTCGTCCTGAGGGAACAACGACGCCTGTGGGCCAGCGGAGTCCATCCGACGATCGACGAGCTGGCAAGTGTGACGCAGATGGACGAGGCGGAGGTGAAGCGACTGCTCGAGATCAATCGTCCCGTCCTCTCACTCGACGCACCTCTCAACCATGCGCCGTCCGGCTGGGCTGAGCACTGGAGTGACATCGATGGCCGCGAGGTGCCGCTGGGGCTCCTACTGGTTTCCGACGATCAGCAGAGCGTCGAAGAGGCATCTGAAGTCGGCGCCGACGTAGATGCGCTGTCTCGGGCGTTGGGGCGGCTGAGCCCTCGGGAAGCCGCGGTATTGAGATTTCGGCATGGATTCGACGGCGACGACCCGCGCACTCTCGACGAGATTGGCACGAGGTTTGGTCTCACCAGAGAACGGATCCGCCAAATCGAGAGCAAAGCTCTTAGTAGATTGCGCGGCGACCGGATCCTGCGGCTGGACCTGCGTAGCGAGCCCCAACCTGGGGGCCGAGCACTCGCAGCTCCACCGGAACAGCTAGCGATGGACTTCGACGTAGCTAACGGGATGCCACGGCGTCCCGGGCGCCCTCGCAAGTCGAAGCCGAGTAAGCTGGTCAGGAATGTGCGGCAGTGA
- the dndE gene encoding DNA sulfur modification protein DndE has translation MKPQEATAQLHSVAPAPPATVRLSKQTREQIATLKRRTGIRHMNVLCRWALCRSLSEPSPPSILPSDTATEIEWDVFAGVGGQLWWNLVLEGASSRGVKPSSGEAEALFRAHIARGMSYLVGDPAIKDVTSLTRMALRTSSDGEPASVG, from the coding sequence GTGAAGCCGCAAGAGGCTACGGCGCAGCTGCACTCCGTAGCGCCGGCTCCGCCGGCCACGGTTCGTCTCTCCAAGCAGACCCGAGAGCAGATCGCCACGCTGAAGCGACGTACCGGCATCCGGCACATGAACGTGCTCTGCCGGTGGGCGCTCTGCCGATCGCTGTCCGAGCCATCGCCCCCATCGATCCTCCCGTCAGATACTGCAACGGAGATCGAGTGGGATGTCTTCGCCGGCGTGGGCGGACAATTGTGGTGGAACCTGGTGCTCGAGGGCGCATCAAGCCGTGGGGTGAAGCCGTCTTCCGGGGAGGCCGAGGCCCTGTTCCGCGCCCACATCGCTCGCGGCATGTCATATCTCGTCGGGGACCCGGCAATCAAGGACGTCACAAGCCTCACTCGAATGGCATTGCGCACCTCGAGTGACGGGGAGCCTGCCTCGGTTGGGTAG
- a CDS encoding DGQHR domain-containing protein codes for MRYVFPAVRGRMGSTEYYQASVTARDLASVAITAGELPSWGQWTLMERFQRDLATKRIQAEIVPYLVRTRDRFFGSLIVLVFEPDVFEFTSLREQGFEPPAAYGDLADRSGALVVSGGSLVALDGQHRLVALREVVKDGSSARGPYRDGVASDELCVVFIKHESLEKTRRIFNKVNRHARPTGPSDNIITNEDDGYCIVARWLVEPDIPEGSRQGKPPLAVQDPRGESLVQWRSAQLQQTDNHLTTLQAIHDTVIAVMDAHGVRNFDEKHTVNRPSDEKLLEAYEWAAEWWHYALECVPAYEKALAAPWRISEWRQYRSPNSLLFRPVAQVALFRAVEILHRRGLHPREAFERLAGLTWQASHPQWVDTIVRSNGRMIATGGAINLTARLAAYQAAPELCPSHARDQLRRDYATERGWPGRGPMEDLP; via the coding sequence GTGAGGTACGTCTTCCCGGCAGTTCGCGGCCGGATGGGCTCGACCGAGTACTACCAGGCGAGTGTCACCGCTCGGGACCTCGCGTCGGTGGCCATCACCGCCGGGGAGCTGCCGAGCTGGGGTCAGTGGACGCTCATGGAGCGCTTCCAGCGGGACTTGGCGACCAAGCGCATCCAGGCGGAAATCGTCCCGTACCTCGTGCGGACACGGGACCGCTTCTTCGGTTCTCTCATCGTGCTGGTCTTCGAGCCTGACGTCTTCGAGTTCACCTCCCTGCGGGAACAGGGCTTCGAGCCGCCGGCCGCGTACGGGGATCTAGCCGACCGTTCGGGCGCCCTCGTCGTGTCCGGAGGTTCCCTGGTGGCGCTCGATGGACAGCACCGCCTCGTGGCGCTACGAGAGGTGGTCAAGGACGGTTCATCCGCGCGGGGCCCCTATCGAGACGGCGTCGCATCAGACGAATTGTGCGTGGTCTTCATCAAGCACGAAAGCCTCGAGAAGACACGGCGGATTTTCAACAAGGTCAATCGGCACGCGCGTCCGACCGGCCCCTCGGACAACATCATCACCAACGAGGACGACGGGTACTGCATCGTCGCCCGGTGGCTGGTCGAGCCTGACATCCCCGAGGGGTCACGCCAGGGCAAGCCGCCCTTGGCGGTGCAAGACCCCCGGGGTGAGTCTCTCGTGCAATGGCGCAGCGCGCAGCTGCAGCAGACGGACAATCACCTCACGACACTGCAGGCCATCCACGACACCGTCATCGCCGTGATGGATGCCCATGGGGTACGCAACTTCGACGAGAAGCACACTGTCAACAGGCCGAGCGATGAGAAATTGCTCGAGGCCTATGAGTGGGCTGCAGAGTGGTGGCACTACGCACTCGAGTGTGTGCCGGCGTACGAGAAGGCTCTAGCGGCACCGTGGCGGATCTCCGAGTGGCGCCAGTACCGCAGTCCGAATTCCCTGCTGTTTCGTCCCGTTGCGCAAGTGGCCCTGTTCCGGGCTGTCGAGATCTTGCATCGGAGGGGTCTGCATCCGCGAGAGGCGTTCGAGCGGCTGGCCGGTCTGACATGGCAGGCCAGCCACCCTCAGTGGGTGGACACGATCGTGAGGTCGAACGGCCGGATGATCGCGACGGGCGGAGCGATTAACCTCACCGCTCGCCTAGCGGCGTACCAGGCCGCACCGGAGCTGTGTCCCTCTCATGCACGGGACCAGTTGCGCCGGGACTATGCGACGGAACGGGGCTGGCCTGGGCGGGGTCCGATGGAGGACCTTCCCTGA